The following are encoded together in the Lactuca sativa cultivar Salinas chromosome 1, Lsat_Salinas_v11, whole genome shotgun sequence genome:
- the LOC111913494 gene encoding uncharacterized protein LOC111913494: MADDSLAEITEQSLASLTDHQQPPLELVDSIDLSNHLVIGQEFPDVETCRRALKDIAISLHFDLRIVKSDRSRFIAKCSKEGCPWRVHVAKCPNVPTFSIRTLHWEHTCEGVRNLHHQQASVGWVARSVESRIRNNPQYKPKEILQDIRDQHGVAVSYMQAWRGKERSMAALHGTFEEGYRLLPLYCEHIRKTNPGSIASVFSTGQDNCFQRLFISYRASIIGFLNSCRPLLELDRAHLKGKYLGTLICASAIDADDGLFPLAFAVVDVESDENYMWFMSELRKLLGVNTDNMPRLTILSERQRGMVEAVETHFPTAFHGFCLRYVSENFRDTFKNSKLVNIFWSAVYALTPVEFESKISEMLEVSQDVILWFQDFPPQLWAVAYFEGVRYGHFTLGVTELLYNWALEGHELPIVQLMEHIRVQLSSWFENRRNIGIRWNSIVVPSAEQKILEAVSDARCYQVLRANEVEFEVVSTERTNIVDIRSRVCSCRRWQLYGLPCAHAAAALISSGKNAHVFADHCFKVESYRETYSQMIYPIPDKSVWKEVCDEGDFVIRPPKTRRPPGRPKKKVVRIESLKRPKRIVQCGRCHMLGHSQKKCAMPV, from the coding sequence ATGGCCGATGATTCTCTAGCTGAAATCACTGAACAATCGCTTGCTTCTTTAACAGACCATCAGCAACCACCACTTGAATTGGTAGATTCTATtgatttatcaaatcatttaGTTATAGGGCAAGAATTCCCAGATGTCGAAACTTGCAGAAGAGCTTTAAAAGACATCGCCATATCTTTACACTTCGATCTCCGTATAGTCAAATCCGACCGTAGCCGTTTCATTGCCAAATGCTCAAAAGAAGGCTGTCCATGGCGTGTACACGTCGCCAAATGCCCAAACGTCCCCACATTTTCAATTCGCACCCTCCATTGGGAACACACATGTGAAGGTGTCAGAAACCTCCATCACCAACAAGCTTCAGTCGGTTGGGTTGCAAGATCAGTTGAATCACGAATCAGAAACAATCCACAGTACAAACCAAAAGAAATTTTACAAGACATTCGCGATCAACATGGTGTTGCAGTGTCATATATGCAAGCTTGGAGAGGAAAAGAAAGAAGCATGGCTGCTTTACATGGTACTTTTGAAGAAGGGTATCGTCTTCTACCTTTATACTGTGAACACATCCGAAAAACAAACCCGGGAAGCATAGCCTCAGTTTTTTCAACCGGACAAGATAATTGCTTTCAACGCCTGTTTATCTCCTATCGCGCATCAATAATCGGGTTTTTAAACTCATGTAGACCGCTTCTAGAACTCGATAGAGCCCATCTGAAAGGAAAATACTTGGGTACACTTATATGCGCCTCTGCTATCGATGCAGATGATGGTTTATTTCCTTTAGCTTTTGCGGTTGTTGATGTCGAAAGCGATGAAAACTACATGTGGTTCATGTCAGAGCTCCGGAAGCTTCTCGGGGTAAACACTGACAACATGCCTCGCCTGACGATCTTATCAGAACGCCAGCGAGGCATGGTGGAGGCGGTCGAGACGCATTTCCCGACCGCCTTCCATGGATTCTGCTTACGTTACGTAAGCGAAAACTTTCGCGACACGTTTAAAAATTCAAAACTTGTCAACATTTTTTGGAGCGCAGTGTATGCGCTCACACCCGTTGAATTCGAAAGCAAAATTTCCGAAATGTTGGAAGTTTCACAAGACGTGATTCTTTGGTTCCAAGATTTCCCGCCTCAGTTATGGGCGGTTGCGTACTTTGAGGGCGTCCGATATGGTCATTTCACATTGGGAGTTACCGAATTGTTGTACAATTGGGCTCTTGAAGGGCACGAACTCCCGATTGTTCAATTAATGGAACACAttcgtgttcaattaagttcgtgGTTTGAGAACCGAAGAAATATCGGGATTAGATGGAACTCGATTGTTGTTCCGTCTGCTGAACAGAAGATTCTAGAAGCGGTTTCTGATGCACGTTGTTATCAAGTTTTGCGTGCAAATGAAGTGGAATTTGAAGTTGTGTCAACTGAAAGGACAAATATTGTGGATATAAGAAGTCGGGTGTGTTCTTGTAGGAGGTGGCAACTTTACGGGCTGCCCTGTGCACATGCGGCGGCTGCCCTGATTTCGAGCGGGAAAAACGCGCATGTTTTTGCGGATCATTGTTTTAAGGTTGAAAGTTATCGGGAGACGTATTCACAGATGATTTATCCGATACCCGATAAAAGTGTTTGGAAAGAGGTTTGTGATGAGGGCGATTTCGTAATTCGACCACCGAAGACACGGAGGCCGCCCGGGCGGCCGAAAAAGAAGGTGGTTCGTATAGAGAGTTTGAAGAGACCAAAGAGGATTGTTCAATGTGGTCGTTGTCATATGTTGGGACACTCTCAAAAGAAGTGTGCGATGCCAGTTTGA